From one Paenibacillus sp. FSL K6-1330 genomic stretch:
- a CDS encoding sugar phosphate isomerase/epimerase family protein produces the protein MKKGINIWSFPGDASISDCIRLAKEAGFEGIELSLNQTGELGLQAGDKEVQAIAAQLKEADLEIAGLATGLYWEYPMTSDDPAVREKAMDICKKQLELASAFGVDAILVIPGAVGVDFVPGSAVIDYEYAYERAQESIRKLVPYAESAGVAIALENVWNKFLLSPLELRTFIDEIGSEYVGSYFDVGNVVHNGYPEHWIRILGERIKKVHFKDYRRQAGGLHGFVDLLAGDVNYPAVVEALRLIGYDNYVTAEMIPAYTHYSEQIIFNTSNAMDAILGRTPSLRKPDARQHQGQS, from the coding sequence ATGAAGAAAGGGATTAATATCTGGTCGTTCCCGGGAGATGCTTCCATCTCCGACTGCATCCGATTGGCAAAAGAAGCTGGGTTTGAAGGAATCGAATTGTCATTAAACCAAACAGGGGAGCTCGGACTTCAGGCTGGCGACAAGGAAGTACAGGCCATAGCGGCACAGCTGAAAGAAGCGGACCTGGAAATCGCGGGTTTGGCAACAGGTTTGTATTGGGAATACCCGATGACAAGTGATGACCCGGCTGTCCGTGAGAAGGCCATGGATATTTGCAAGAAGCAGCTGGAACTCGCGTCCGCTTTTGGAGTGGATGCCATACTTGTGATCCCAGGGGCGGTCGGGGTCGATTTCGTTCCCGGTTCAGCAGTTATTGACTACGAATATGCCTACGAGCGGGCTCAAGAATCCATTCGTAAGCTGGTTCCTTACGCGGAAAGCGCCGGCGTTGCCATCGCACTCGAGAATGTATGGAATAAATTCCTGCTGTCACCGCTGGAGTTGCGGACCTTCATTGATGAGATCGGTTCCGAATATGTCGGCTCCTATTTCGACGTAGGCAATGTTGTGCATAACGGTTATCCGGAGCACTGGATTCGGATTTTGGGTGAGCGGATCAAAAAAGTCCATTTCAAAGATTACCGCAGACAGGCAGGCGGATTGCACGGTTTTGTCGACCTGTTGGCAGGGGACGTTAATTATCCGGCCGTTGTTGAAGCGCTGCGCTTGATCGGCTATGACAACTATGTCACGGCAGAGATGATCCCGGCGTATACCCACTATTCGGAGCAGATCATATTTAATACATCCAATGCAATGGATGCGATTCTTGGACGTACGCCATCTTTGCGCAAGCCGGATGCACGCCAGCATCAAGGCCAATCATAA
- a CDS encoding AraC family transcriptional regulator, which produces MADMDLNFPIKREAPFREWSPCIHYAQFQRMATGSLPQRRLYDFELLYVYQGEAATTMYGNRYRIEAGQLIFLPSGVYHQNEVVSHPDARFLGIHFDFFDELDIQTEADMIVNEAVLDTDKFAHEAVSSAFPPLSSRVIYTPPLPCVQMMERIVEEFTLRPAGYELACKGLMLDVLVQLLRTHPSQALTETSPHDAKLIELMSQIEKAPAKDWSNKVIAEHLMLSPDHTAKLFKRFAGMPPSEFVQTVRHREARRLLRESDISIEMVGEGVGYPDIHYFSRIFRRLEGITATDYRKLSRIL; this is translated from the coding sequence ATGGCCGATATGGATCTCAATTTTCCGATAAAACGCGAAGCGCCTTTTAGGGAATGGTCACCCTGCATTCACTATGCTCAGTTTCAACGCATGGCGACGGGATCACTCCCGCAGCGCAGGTTATACGATTTTGAACTGCTCTATGTATACCAAGGGGAAGCCGCTACAACGATGTACGGGAACCGCTATCGCATCGAAGCTGGTCAGTTGATCTTTCTGCCGTCAGGTGTTTACCATCAGAATGAGGTGGTTTCCCATCCTGATGCGCGGTTTCTGGGGATTCATTTTGATTTCTTTGATGAGCTGGACATACAGACCGAAGCTGATATGATCGTGAATGAAGCCGTGCTGGATACAGATAAATTCGCGCATGAAGCGGTGTCCTCCGCATTTCCCCCACTCTCTTCCCGTGTCATCTACACGCCACCATTGCCTTGCGTTCAGATGATGGAACGAATCGTGGAGGAATTCACCCTGCGTCCCGCCGGCTATGAGCTTGCCTGCAAAGGGCTGATGCTGGATGTGCTCGTGCAACTGCTTCGGACGCATCCTTCCCAAGCCTTGACGGAAACGTCACCGCACGATGCCAAACTGATTGAACTGATGTCTCAAATCGAAAAAGCTCCAGCCAAAGACTGGAGCAACAAAGTGATTGCGGAGCATTTGATGTTAAGCCCGGATCATACCGCCAAATTGTTTAAACGCTTTGCCGGAATGCCGCCAAGTGAATTCGTGCAAACCGTTCGTCATCGCGAAGCGCGCCGGCTTCTCCGGGAATCCGACATCTCGATCGAGATGGTTGGCGAAGGGGTCGGATACCCGGACATTCATTATTTCAGCCGGATCTTCCGCAGACTGGAGGGAATTACCGCTACCGATTACCGTAAACTCTCAAGAATTCTGTAA
- a CDS encoding aminotransferase class I/II-fold pyridoxal phosphate-dependent enzyme: protein MNTTSSFLTSTVQVMPPSGIRQFFNAAEADDDVISLGVGEPDFVTPSCAIEACKRALEHGRTMYTPNEGLMELREGIAEYLDTGFQLQYEPTREILVTVGGSEAIDLTLRALISPGDEIIIPVPGYVAYAPLVQLNGGTVVELELSAEHNFKLTADALQKAITPRTKAIVVNFPSNPTGAVMTYEDWLPIAHLAVTHNLVVISDEMYAELTYGRTHTSIASLPRMRERTIVIGGFSKAFAMTGWRVGYLCGDSHLVSAMVKIHQYTALCAPIMGQIAALECLRNGLGDRDVMKQAYDERRKMFVQGLTDIGLSCRDPQGAFYAFPSITGTGLGSQQFAERLLREAKVAVVPGHVFGAGGEGFIRCSYATSSDQLSEALDRMERWLRTHASADRGLPTLQNS, encoded by the coding sequence ATGAATACAACGAGCAGCTTTCTAACATCAACGGTGCAAGTCATGCCGCCTTCCGGCATCCGGCAATTTTTTAATGCGGCGGAAGCGGATGATGATGTCATTTCTCTCGGCGTGGGGGAACCGGATTTTGTGACGCCATCGTGTGCGATTGAGGCCTGCAAACGAGCTCTGGAGCATGGCCGCACGATGTATACGCCGAATGAAGGGCTAATGGAGCTAAGGGAAGGGATTGCGGAATATCTGGATACCGGATTCCAGCTGCAATACGAACCGACGAGAGAGATACTGGTCACGGTTGGCGGCAGCGAAGCGATTGATCTTACGCTGCGGGCGCTCATTTCGCCGGGAGATGAAATTATTATTCCCGTGCCGGGATATGTCGCTTATGCTCCTCTTGTGCAATTGAACGGAGGAACTGTTGTTGAACTGGAGCTCTCAGCAGAGCATAACTTCAAATTGACTGCGGATGCGCTGCAGAAGGCGATTACCCCTCGGACGAAAGCGATCGTTGTTAACTTTCCAAGCAATCCGACAGGCGCCGTGATGACCTATGAGGATTGGCTTCCGATTGCGCACCTTGCGGTTACGCACAATTTGGTGGTGATTTCAGACGAGATGTATGCCGAGCTTACCTATGGCCGCACGCATACCAGTATTGCTTCGCTGCCTCGGATGCGGGAGCGCACCATCGTCATTGGTGGATTTTCCAAAGCCTTTGCCATGACGGGCTGGCGGGTGGGTTACCTCTGCGGCGATTCCCACTTGGTGAGCGCTATGGTCAAGATTCATCAGTATACTGCGCTCTGTGCACCCATCATGGGGCAGATTGCGGCTCTCGAATGTTTAAGGAATGGACTCGGGGATCGGGACGTGATGAAGCAGGCTTATGATGAACGCAGAAAGATGTTTGTGCAAGGTCTGACCGATATCGGCCTAAGCTGCCGCGATCCTCAGGGTGCTTTCTACGCGTTCCCCAGCATAACCGGAACGGGTCTGGGCTCGCAGCAGTTTGCGGAGCGATTGCTTCGGGAGGCAAAAGTCGCCGTTGTACCCGGTCATGTGTTTGGCGCCGGGGGCGAAGGCTTTATTCGCTGCTCGTATGCAACTTCGTCCGATCAATTGAGCGAAGCACTCGACCGAATGGAGCGCTGGCTTCGAACGCATGCAAGTGCTGACCGTGGTCTGCCCACCTTACAGAATTCTTGA
- a CDS encoding D-alanine--D-alanine ligase gives MKVGVIMGGVSSEREVSLMTGKEMIAHLDKSRYEVYPIEINNKRELISKTKGIDIALLALHGQYGEDGTVQGTLDSLGIPYTGSGVLSSSVCMDKDLSKKLLRYEGLITADWIMVSSMEELAAADVEGLGFPVVVKPNAGGSSVGTRIVRDSAALASAVEEALRWDRSVMIEQMIKGEEITCPVLNGEMLPIVSIKPNSEFFDYTSKYEEGEADEQVIELPAELQQRVRAAALQCYKALKCSVYARIDIILKEETPYILEVNTLPGLTKNSLLPRSAEAAGYSFSGLLDAIIETSLSERKSEGKE, from the coding sequence ATGAAGGTTGGCGTCATCATGGGAGGCGTATCATCCGAGCGTGAAGTTTCGCTAATGACTGGCAAAGAGATGATCGCTCATCTGGATAAAAGCCGCTACGAGGTTTATCCGATCGAGATTAACAATAAACGCGAGCTGATCAGCAAAACGAAAGGCATCGATATTGCTTTGCTCGCCCTGCACGGGCAATACGGGGAAGACGGGACGGTGCAAGGCACACTCGACTCCCTGGGCATTCCGTATACAGGCAGCGGTGTTCTCTCCAGCAGCGTTTGCATGGATAAAGACCTGAGCAAGAAGCTGCTGCGGTACGAGGGATTGATTACAGCCGATTGGATCATGGTCAGCAGTATGGAGGAGTTGGCCGCCGCTGACGTGGAGGGACTCGGATTTCCTGTCGTGGTGAAGCCGAATGCAGGCGGGTCCAGCGTGGGCACTCGGATCGTGCGTGATTCGGCAGCCCTTGCTTCTGCCGTCGAAGAGGCATTGCGGTGGGACCGCTCGGTGATGATCGAGCAAATGATCAAGGGAGAAGAGATTACTTGCCCGGTCTTGAACGGCGAGATGCTCCCGATTGTGTCCATCAAGCCGAACTCCGAGTTTTTCGATTATACATCCAAATACGAAGAAGGCGAAGCGGATGAGCAAGTAATTGAGCTTCCTGCCGAACTTCAGCAGCGGGTGCGCGCAGCTGCGCTTCAATGCTATAAGGCGCTGAAGTGCAGTGTGTATGCCCGAATCGATATCATCCTGAAGGAAGAGACTCCTTATATTTTGGAGGTCAATACGCTTCCGGGTTTAACGAAGAACAGTTTGCTGCCAAGAAGCGCGGAAGCGGCGGGCTATTCGTTCAGCGGGCTTTTGGATGCCATCATTGAAACTTCATTATCGGAACGAAAAAGCGAAGGCAAGGAGTAG
- a CDS encoding PLP-dependent aminotransferase family protein, protein MYLDFKLANDRPAYIQVKDYMKRLMTTGALQADQKLPSTRELSALFRVGRNTVLSAYSDLEDEGYIYAVKGQGHFVVPSISGASMQPEGKRLDWGPRLNEYARLAEENDLMKHGIRAEKGSISFTSIAPDEKLFDLQNVKRAFLDRMSLEGDVLLNYGYAKGYKPLIDYLLRYMENKGVNIQGKDMLITSGFTEGLSLVLSALNKGHGRILCENPTHHTAIKNFKMHGYAITGVEMEQDGISLTGLARELSERTYDMAYLVPSYHNPTGIVMSHQKRLEALRLLNEYEIPVIEDGFNEELRYSGSHIAPLVACAGGENNSVIYLGSFSKILFPGLRVGWVLADKTLIHYLESVKRARSIHTSTLDQSLLFQYLYNGNFEKYLKRAKAEYKRKYELAIRCCEEWIPMERLSGDGGLHLFVEFGPDFRTRELLEACSAQGVVFTPGDIFYTDGGGHHTMRLGFSRVSDENIEKGIRIIGEAARKLV, encoded by the coding sequence ATGTATTTGGATTTCAAGTTGGCGAATGACCGCCCGGCGTATATTCAAGTCAAAGATTACATGAAGCGCTTGATGACGACCGGGGCGCTGCAAGCCGATCAGAAGCTCCCCTCCACGCGCGAGCTAAGCGCGCTGTTTCGGGTAGGCCGTAATACGGTCCTGAGTGCTTACTCGGATTTGGAGGATGAAGGTTATATCTACGCGGTTAAAGGGCAAGGGCACTTTGTTGTCCCTTCGATCAGCGGGGCATCCATGCAGCCCGAAGGCAAACGGCTGGACTGGGGTCCTCGTCTGAACGAATACGCCAGGCTTGCGGAAGAGAATGATCTGATGAAACACGGCATCCGCGCTGAGAAGGGCTCCATATCTTTTACAAGCATCGCTCCCGATGAGAAGCTGTTCGATCTGCAAAATGTCAAACGTGCATTCCTGGACCGGATGTCGCTTGAAGGTGATGTACTTCTAAACTACGGTTACGCCAAGGGCTATAAACCGCTTATTGATTACCTCCTCCGTTATATGGAGAACAAGGGCGTGAACATTCAGGGTAAGGATATGCTGATCACCAGCGGTTTTACGGAAGGATTAAGTCTGGTGCTATCCGCCTTGAACAAAGGGCATGGCCGCATTCTGTGCGAGAATCCTACCCATCATACAGCTATTAAAAATTTCAAAATGCACGGGTACGCCATTACCGGCGTCGAGATGGAGCAAGACGGCATCAGCCTGACGGGGCTTGCACGCGAGCTGTCGGAGCGGACGTACGACATGGCGTACCTTGTGCCTTCCTATCATAATCCTACAGGAATCGTGATGTCTCACCAGAAGAGGCTGGAAGCGCTCCGGCTGCTGAATGAGTACGAAATTCCCGTTATCGAAGACGGTTTCAACGAAGAGCTGCGCTATTCGGGCTCGCACATCGCGCCTCTCGTTGCATGTGCAGGCGGAGAGAACAACAGCGTGATCTATTTGGGCAGCTTCTCCAAAATCCTATTTCCTGGCCTGCGAGTCGGTTGGGTGCTTGCCGACAAGACCTTGATTCATTATCTGGAGAGCGTGAAGCGCGCCCGCAGCATTCATACGTCGACCCTGGATCAATCCCTGCTCTTTCAATATCTGTACAACGGCAACTTCGAGAAATATTTAAAGAGGGCGAAGGCCGAGTACAAGCGGAAATATGAGCTGGCGATCCGCTGCTGCGAGGAGTGGATTCCGATGGAGCGGTTGTCCGGCGACGGCGGGCTTCACCTGTTTGTTGAATTCGGTCCCGACTTCCGGACCCGGGAACTGTTAGAGGCATGCTCAGCCCAGGGAGTGGTGTTCACGCCGGGCGACATTTTCTATACCGATGGCGGCGGCCATCACACCATGCGCCTCGGATTCTCCCGCGTCTCCGACGAGAACATCGAGAAGGGAATCCGCATCATCGGCGAGGCGGCCAGAAAGCTGGTGTAG
- a CDS encoding DUF4091 domain-containing protein — MSHSVSFETRLLSSLSKVFADEELSQASYDRGSSFGNETYSFQVAYRSNRLLKNIRVHLQSELSERITVRSVGLVPSEMPTYYDHDEFILRATPGLYPDPLLPLTSEPVITGCPNQWRSLWITVQPEGEIKGGTYEIQLRFEAESGESLGEEVFTLEVIPAALPDQTLIHTEWFHADCLANYYEVEIFSERHWTLIGQFMRTAAQHGINMILTPLFTPPLDTEVGGERPTVQLVDVAVTQDGTYAFGFDKLDRWADLCNSNGIQYLEFSHLFTQWGAGHAPKIIANVNGKPEKLFGWETDATGEAYHAFIRQFIPALTGWIESRGLEQRCYFHVSDEPSESHLEAYGHASRLMNELLPDYPIIDALSDISFYEQGLVKRPIPASNHIEPFLDQQVTPLWTYYCCSQYKEVSNRFFNLPSARNRIIGIQLYKFNIEGFLHWGYNFWNSQYSKRAIDPFKVTDADCGFPSGDAFVVYPGEEGPIESIRLKVFQEALQDLRALQLLETQIGREAVLQALEEGLEEPITFKTYPREQEWLLSKRQLINDKIKESLVVK, encoded by the coding sequence ATGAGTCATTCCGTATCATTTGAGACCCGGCTGTTGAGCTCTTTGTCCAAAGTATTTGCCGATGAAGAACTATCCCAAGCCTCGTATGACAGAGGGTCGTCGTTTGGCAATGAGACGTACTCGTTTCAAGTTGCTTACCGTTCCAATCGCTTGTTGAAAAACATCCGGGTTCATCTGCAATCTGAGTTGAGCGAGCGGATTACCGTCCGTTCTGTAGGCCTGGTTCCATCGGAGATGCCTACATATTATGATCATGACGAGTTTATCTTAAGAGCTACGCCCGGGCTGTATCCGGACCCGCTGCTGCCTCTGACATCAGAGCCTGTGATAACCGGATGCCCGAACCAGTGGAGAAGTCTATGGATTACGGTACAGCCTGAGGGTGAGATCAAGGGCGGTACATATGAAATCCAGCTTCGTTTTGAAGCGGAATCGGGGGAGTCGCTTGGGGAAGAGGTATTCACACTGGAAGTGATTCCGGCAGCCTTGCCGGACCAGACGCTGATTCATACGGAATGGTTTCATGCCGATTGCTTGGCGAACTACTACGAGGTGGAGATTTTTAGTGAACGGCATTGGACGTTGATCGGTCAATTTATGCGGACCGCCGCTCAGCATGGCATCAATATGATCCTGACCCCATTGTTTACGCCTCCGCTGGATACAGAAGTGGGCGGAGAACGGCCAACGGTGCAACTGGTTGACGTGGCTGTTACCCAGGATGGAACATATGCGTTTGGGTTTGATAAGCTGGACCGCTGGGCAGACCTGTGTAATTCTAATGGGATTCAGTACCTGGAATTCTCGCATCTTTTCACCCAGTGGGGAGCCGGGCATGCGCCGAAGATTATCGCTAACGTGAACGGAAAGCCTGAGAAGCTGTTCGGATGGGAGACGGATGCAACCGGAGAAGCGTATCATGCCTTCATCAGACAATTCATACCGGCCCTCACCGGTTGGATTGAAAGCCGGGGACTTGAGCAGCGCTGTTATTTCCATGTATCCGATGAGCCATCCGAGTCCCATCTGGAGGCTTACGGTCATGCAAGCCGGCTGATGAACGAGCTGCTGCCGGATTACCCGATCATTGACGCGCTCTCCGATATTTCGTTCTATGAGCAGGGGCTGGTGAAGCGTCCGATTCCGGCCAGCAATCACATTGAGCCTTTTCTGGATCAACAGGTAACGCCACTGTGGACCTATTATTGCTGTTCCCAGTACAAGGAAGTGTCCAACCGTTTCTTCAATTTGCCTTCGGCAAGAAACCGGATCATCGGGATTCAGCTGTATAAGTTTAATATCGAGGGATTTCTCCATTGGGGATATAACTTTTGGAATTCGCAATACTCGAAACGCGCCATTGATCCGTTCAAGGTGACGGATGCGGATTGCGGTTTTCCTTCCGGGGATGCTTTTGTGGTCTACCCTGGTGAAGAAGGACCGATTGAATCCATTAGACTGAAGGTATTTCAGGAAGCGCTTCAGGATTTGAGAGCGCTTCAGCTGCTGGAGACGCAGATCGGCAGAGAGGCTGTGCTGCAGGCGCTGGAGGAAGGGCTCGAAGAGCCAATCACCTTTAAGACTTATCCGAGGGAGCAGGAATGGCTGCTGTCGAAGCGGCAGTTGATCAACGATAAGATCAAGGAAAGTTTGGTTGTGAAGTAA
- a CDS encoding DUF4188 domain-containing protein, with protein MSKVIPGRYTAHMEGSFVVFVIGFRINKWWAVHKWLPVMNAMSPMLQELYRNKDELGFMDGTYHFSGKGLTLIQYWRSFEHLEHYARHGANHLKAWRDFNRKIGTGGDVGIFHETYLVPEGQYECLYNNMPRFGLAKAGAHVPATGRRETASRRLGREGEPAVPTPPNP; from the coding sequence ATGAGCAAAGTCATTCCAGGTCGATATACCGCACACATGGAAGGATCCTTCGTTGTATTCGTGATCGGGTTTCGGATTAACAAGTGGTGGGCGGTCCATAAGTGGCTGCCTGTCATGAATGCCATGTCCCCGATGCTTCAGGAGCTGTACCGGAACAAGGATGAGCTCGGTTTCATGGACGGTACCTATCATTTTTCCGGCAAGGGGCTTACTCTTATTCAATATTGGAGGAGTTTCGAACACCTGGAGCATTACGCCCGTCACGGAGCCAATCACCTGAAGGCATGGCGGGATTTCAACCGCAAGATTGGAACGGGAGGGGACGTAGGGATATTCCACGAAACCTATTTGGTTCCGGAAGGACAATATGAATGTCTGTACAACAATATGCCGAGGTTCGGTTTGGCAAAAGCGGGGGCCCATGTCCCCGCGACGGGACGCAGGGAAACGGCAAGCCGGCGGCTTGGCCGCGAGGGAGAACCAGCAGTGCCGACTCCTCCAAATCCGTAG
- a CDS encoding helix-turn-helix domain-containing protein: MDPDIPLRELKKAKNKIALYEAALSLMSDRMFSQVMVEDICRRAEISKVTFFKFYQHKEDLLIYFMRVWLTKRVIEIDTEGKKGFQAFRHLLSQVANEHQVRPGMMPSLISFLAEQNMQPCMPELSSAEVSLLFPGHEEAGSKSPNMYDLFQQFMKEEEQAGRLNKAFTLEQAVQICFTIFYGAFLTAQLYNSTEISRFYETHLGLLEIKEEE, from the coding sequence ATGGATCCGGATATCCCATTAAGGGAGTTAAAAAAAGCCAAGAACAAAATCGCGCTGTATGAAGCGGCATTATCCTTGATGAGCGATCGGATGTTCAGCCAGGTTATGGTGGAGGACATCTGCAGGCGAGCCGAAATCTCAAAAGTCACTTTTTTTAAGTTCTATCAACACAAAGAGGATCTGCTGATTTATTTTATGCGGGTATGGCTGACCAAACGGGTTATCGAGATCGATACGGAAGGGAAAAAGGGATTTCAGGCTTTCCGGCATCTGTTGTCCCAAGTGGCTAATGAGCATCAAGTGAGGCCAGGCATGATGCCAAGCCTGATCTCCTTTCTCGCGGAGCAGAACATGCAGCCCTGCATGCCGGAGCTCAGCTCTGCGGAAGTATCGCTGCTCTTTCCCGGACACGAGGAAGCGGGAAGCAAGTCACCTAACATGTACGATTTGTTCCAGCAGTTCATGAAGGAAGAGGAGCAAGCCGGAAGGCTGAACAAAGCTTTTACCTTGGAGCAAGCTGTGCAGATTTGTTTCACCATTTTTTATGGCGCGTTTCTGACGGCGCAATTGTATAATTCAACCGAAATCAGTCGCTTTTACGAAACGCATCTTGGTCTGCTAGAAATAAAGGAAGAGGAGTGA
- a CDS encoding glycoside hydrolase family 88 protein gives MEAIQEPLKYGEVTTWTQQRTEAAIEFVLHRIDQNLDTFSNCFPSPASRDNIYEAIGNTEWTSSFWTGMLWLAYEVTGDAKYRSTAELQLHSYKERVEQRIATETHDLGFLYSLSCVAAYKLTGNEEARRIALAAADLLMERYFEKAGIIQAWGKLDQPSQRGRMIIDCCMNLPLLYWATEETRKPEYRRAAISHAHQSSRYLIREDSSTYHTYYMDVESGEPRFGQTSQGYADHSCWSRGQAWAIYGLPLSYAYMREESLLHDAERVTNYFLNRLPEDYVCYWDLIFTEGKEERDSSAAAISVCGMLELAKHLPLSHPRRRTYENAALRVLGSLSDRYTTVSLPGSNGILQHAVYGKPLGNGIDECCIWGDYFYFEALVRVFKDWDMYW, from the coding sequence ATGGAAGCGATTCAGGAACCTTTAAAATACGGTGAGGTAACGACATGGACGCAGCAAAGGACCGAAGCCGCCATCGAATTCGTTCTTCATCGGATCGATCAGAATTTAGACACGTTCTCCAATTGTTTTCCGTCTCCTGCCAGCCGCGATAATATCTACGAGGCAATCGGCAACACGGAATGGACCTCGTCATTCTGGACCGGGATGCTGTGGCTTGCTTATGAAGTCACGGGAGATGCCAAGTACCGGTCGACTGCGGAGCTTCAGCTCCACAGCTACAAGGAGCGCGTGGAGCAGCGCATCGCCACGGAGACGCATGATCTGGGATTTTTGTATTCCTTGTCCTGCGTTGCCGCCTATAAGCTGACCGGGAATGAGGAAGCAAGACGGATTGCCTTGGCCGCAGCAGACCTGTTGATGGAGCGGTATTTCGAGAAAGCCGGGATCATTCAGGCTTGGGGCAAGCTGGACCAGCCTTCACAGCGCGGCCGAATGATCATCGACTGCTGCATGAATTTGCCTTTGCTCTATTGGGCGACAGAGGAAACCCGCAAACCGGAGTATCGGCGCGCCGCCATAAGCCATGCGCACCAATCCTCCCGTTATTTGATCCGCGAGGATTCCTCAACGTATCACACGTATTATATGGATGTCGAGAGCGGAGAACCAAGGTTTGGGCAAACGTCCCAAGGATATGCGGATCATTCATGCTGGTCCCGCGGTCAGGCCTGGGCCATTTATGGTTTACCGCTCAGTTATGCATATATGAGGGAAGAATCGCTGCTGCATGATGCGGAGCGGGTAACGAATTACTTTTTGAATCGGCTGCCTGAGGATTATGTGTGCTATTGGGATTTGATATTCACCGAAGGAAAAGAAGAGAGGGACAGCTCGGCCGCAGCCATTTCGGTATGCGGAATGCTGGAACTGGCAAAGCATTTGCCGCTCTCACACCCGCGGCGCCGTACGTACGAGAACGCGGCACTGCGCGTTTTGGGGTCATTAAGCGATCGATATACTACGGTATCGCTCCCAGGATCCAACGGTATTCTGCAGCATGCGGTGTACGGAAAGCCGCTCGGCAACGGAATCGACGAATGCTGCATCTGGGGGGACTATTTCTATTTCGAAGCTTTAGTGAGGGTCTTTAAAGATTGGGATATGTACTGGTAA